In Streptomyces sp. NBC_00483, a single window of DNA contains:
- a CDS encoding LacI family DNA-binding transcriptional regulator: MPRTTTQATAAATGGGQPTIISIAERAGVSIASVSRVLNGIGARPATVEKVERAAAELGYVPNAVARSLKDGRTRQLTFAMPDIGNPVYVAMVRAIQSVAKAAGYRLLLHSTDAVAEDELAVLRSLGDRTSDGLILCPIRITDAHVDALRSASGPVVVIGSLPSGVPVDSVRADSVEGVALAVRHLYETGRRRIAFVNGPADTVPGRKRGEGFRKALADCGLVYDPELVVHTDFGIESGATAAESLLDLRPDAVFGANDQLALGAARALHARGLRIPEDVAVAGMDDSVLAQAGWPPLTSVDLGSTERGRRAAELLLHRLDTPEAPGSTAENPAPRSTTAPPRLVVRASTGRAAPDS, translated from the coding sequence GTGCCGAGGACCACGACGCAGGCGACGGCGGCGGCGACCGGTGGCGGTCAGCCGACGATCATCTCCATCGCCGAGCGCGCGGGGGTCTCCATCGCGTCCGTCTCCCGCGTGCTCAACGGGATCGGGGCCCGCCCCGCGACCGTCGAGAAGGTCGAGCGCGCCGCCGCCGAACTCGGCTATGTGCCGAACGCGGTGGCCCGCTCCCTCAAGGACGGCCGCACCCGCCAGCTCACCTTCGCGATGCCCGACATCGGCAACCCGGTCTATGTGGCGATGGTCCGCGCCATCCAGTCCGTCGCGAAGGCCGCCGGGTACCGCCTCCTCCTGCACTCCACGGACGCCGTCGCCGAGGACGAACTCGCCGTGCTCCGCAGCCTCGGCGACCGCACCAGCGACGGCCTCATCCTGTGCCCCATCCGCATCACGGACGCCCACGTGGACGCGCTGCGCTCGGCCTCGGGCCCGGTCGTCGTCATCGGCTCACTGCCCAGCGGCGTCCCCGTCGACAGCGTGCGCGCCGACTCCGTCGAGGGCGTCGCGCTCGCGGTGCGTCATCTGTACGAGACGGGCCGGCGCCGCATCGCCTTCGTCAACGGCCCCGCCGACACGGTTCCCGGCCGCAAGCGCGGCGAGGGCTTCCGCAAGGCCCTCGCGGACTGCGGCCTCGTATACGACCCGGAGCTCGTGGTGCACACGGACTTCGGCATCGAGTCCGGGGCCACGGCCGCCGAGTCGCTCCTCGACCTGCGGCCCGACGCGGTCTTCGGCGCCAACGACCAGCTGGCCCTCGGCGCCGCCCGCGCCCTGCACGCCCGTGGCCTGCGGATACCCGAGGACGTCGCGGTCGCGGGGATGGACGACAGCGTGCTCGCGCAGGCCGGCTGGCCCCCGCTGACCAGCGTCGACCTGGGCTCCACCGAGCGCGGGCGACGCGCCGCCGAACTGCTGCTGCACCGCCTCGACACCCCGGAAGCACCCGGAAGCACCGCAGAGAACCCCGCTCCCCGCTCCACCACCGCCCCTCCCCGCCTCGTCGTCCGCGCCTCCACGGGCCGGGCGGCGCCCGACAGTTGA
- a CDS encoding carbohydrate ABC transporter permease, translating to MSLTAPRDNAVPGSRGTPPPRTPGQRKRALGLDRGAWFLLMPALIPILILSVVPLLYGLSLAFTDSQAGRTAPTQFIGLDNFLDLRHDSLFWESFRIGLVWAVSVTALQFVFALGLALLLNQNLRFRWMARTLALVPWAMPEVVVGIMWRLVYHSDAGILNKTLTQLGLIHENVDWLADLSYALPAVIVVGVWAGMPQTTVVLLAGLQNVPVELREAAQIDGAGMWRRFTAVTWPALKPVVIAITALNFIWNFNSFGLVYVLTQGGPGGKTRLPMLFAYEEAFKYGQFGYAAAMGLAMVAVIAVLLTLFLRKKLKEDVEAAA from the coding sequence ATGAGTCTCACCGCGCCCCGGGACAACGCCGTCCCCGGCAGCCGCGGCACACCACCACCCCGCACGCCGGGTCAGCGCAAGCGAGCGCTCGGCCTGGACCGGGGTGCGTGGTTCCTGCTGATGCCCGCGCTGATCCCGATTCTGATACTCAGCGTGGTCCCGCTCCTGTACGGCCTGTCGCTCGCGTTCACCGACTCGCAGGCCGGGCGGACCGCTCCCACGCAGTTCATCGGCCTGGACAACTTCCTCGACCTGCGCCACGACTCGCTGTTCTGGGAGTCGTTCCGGATCGGCCTGGTCTGGGCGGTGTCCGTGACGGCACTGCAGTTCGTCTTCGCGCTCGGCCTCGCGCTGCTGCTCAACCAGAATCTGCGTTTCCGCTGGATGGCCCGCACCCTGGCGCTGGTCCCGTGGGCGATGCCCGAGGTCGTCGTCGGCATCATGTGGCGGCTCGTCTACCACTCGGACGCGGGCATCCTCAACAAGACGCTGACCCAGCTCGGCCTGATCCACGAGAACGTCGACTGGCTCGCGGACCTGTCGTACGCGCTGCCCGCCGTGATCGTCGTGGGCGTCTGGGCGGGCATGCCGCAGACGACGGTGGTGCTCCTCGCCGGACTGCAGAACGTGCCGGTCGAGTTGCGTGAAGCCGCGCAGATCGATGGCGCGGGGATGTGGCGCCGGTTCACGGCCGTGACCTGGCCGGCCCTGAAGCCGGTGGTCATCGCCATCACCGCGCTCAACTTCATCTGGAACTTCAACTCCTTCGGCCTGGTCTACGTACTGACGCAGGGCGGGCCCGGCGGGAAGACGCGGCTCCCGATGCTGTTCGCGTACGAAGAGGCCTTCAAATACGGGCAGTTCGGGTACGCCGCCGCGATGGGCCTTGCGATGGTCGCGGTGATCGCGGTGCTGCTGACGCTGTTCCTCCGTAAGAAGCTGAAGGAAGACGTGGAGGCGGCGGCATGA
- a CDS encoding ABC transporter substrate-binding protein: MRSRILAAAAASLSLALLAGCSGSDSDSDSANGTVTLEFLSLAWQKESIEANKALVAKWNDTHSKVKVKYVQGVWDSIHDQMLTSFEGGKAPDIFHDDASDLTDFGHGGYLADLSPYLPKSLRADIPKASWATTTYGKKIYGIPFLQEPRVLVVNKKLLKQSGVRTPTVQHPWSWAEFERASKKLTRDRNKDGKPEQYGVAWSMKEPVTQSVNLALSTDGKIFYKDKDGKNEIRYGAADSAVARLINRQVNTAHSAPKSALGMAGSDTLPGFFAGKYAMLPLNFSFRQQVQQQAPKGFDWTVLPMPSGSGGLAQGVAPQTLSVSEDSKHKKAAAQFIAYLTQADHQVQLARGDWLLPTSREALKDPSLTTDKYGWKTGSEMAASLRPSPVLGVRGYAEWKDKIATPAFQEYYNGAFGVTELRKRLADDGNLILNRYQR; encoded by the coding sequence ATGCGCTCCAGGATCCTCGCGGCGGCCGCGGCCTCCCTCTCCCTCGCGCTGCTCGCCGGCTGCTCCGGGTCCGACTCGGACTCCGATTCGGCGAACGGCACGGTCACCCTCGAATTCCTCAGCCTCGCCTGGCAGAAGGAGTCCATCGAGGCGAACAAGGCCCTGGTCGCGAAGTGGAACGACACCCACTCCAAGGTCAAGGTCAAGTACGTCCAGGGCGTCTGGGACAGCATCCACGACCAGATGCTGACCTCCTTCGAAGGCGGCAAGGCGCCGGACATCTTCCACGACGACGCCTCCGACCTCACCGACTTCGGGCACGGCGGCTACCTCGCCGACCTGAGCCCCTACCTGCCGAAGTCGCTGCGTGCGGACATCCCGAAGGCGTCCTGGGCCACGACGACGTACGGAAAGAAGATCTACGGCATCCCGTTCCTCCAGGAGCCGCGCGTACTCGTCGTGAACAAGAAGCTCCTCAAGCAGTCGGGCGTACGTACACCCACGGTCCAACACCCTTGGTCCTGGGCCGAGTTCGAGCGTGCGAGCAAAAAGCTCACGCGCGACAGGAACAAGGACGGCAAGCCCGAGCAGTACGGCGTCGCCTGGTCGATGAAGGAGCCCGTCACCCAGTCCGTGAACCTCGCCCTGTCCACCGACGGCAAGATCTTCTACAAGGACAAGGACGGCAAGAACGAGATCCGCTACGGCGCCGCCGACTCGGCCGTCGCACGACTGATCAACCGGCAGGTCAACACGGCGCACAGTGCGCCCAAATCGGCGCTCGGCATGGCCGGTTCCGACACGCTGCCCGGCTTCTTCGCGGGCAAGTACGCGATGCTGCCGCTCAACTTCTCGTTCCGGCAGCAGGTCCAGCAGCAGGCCCCCAAGGGCTTCGACTGGACCGTCCTGCCGATGCCCTCCGGCTCCGGCGGCCTGGCCCAGGGCGTCGCCCCGCAGACCCTGTCCGTCTCCGAGGACAGCAAGCACAAGAAGGCGGCGGCCCAGTTCATCGCCTACCTCACACAGGCCGACCACCAGGTACAACTGGCGCGCGGCGACTGGCTGTTGCCCACCAGCCGCGAGGCACTCAAGGACCCGTCCCTGACCACCGACAAGTACGGCTGGAAGACCGGCTCCGAGATGGCCGCCTCGCTGCGCCCGTCCCCGGTGCTCGGGGTGCGGGGCTACGCCGAGTGGAAGGACAAGATCGCCACTCCGGCCTTCCAGGAGTACTACAACGGCGCGTTCGGCGTAACAGAGCTGCGCAAGCGCCTGGCGGACGACGGCAATCTGATTCTGAACCGCTACCAACGCTGA
- the gltB gene encoding glutamate synthase large subunit: MRTSRQPSQHSNSGQTWSHMDARPAAQGMYDPRNEHDACGVGFVATLTGEASHTLVEQALTVLRNLEHRGATGSEPDSGDGAGILSQVPDAFLREVVDFDLPEAGSYAVGIAFLPEEGTEEFVSRIETIAAEEGLNVLGWREVPVAPQLLGATARSTMPAFRQVFVADGTSKDIALDRKAFVLRKRAEREADVYFPSLSARTIVYKGMLTTGQLEPFFPDLSDRRFASAIALVHSRFSTNTFPSWPLAHPYRFVAHNGEINTVKGNRNWMRARESQLGSELFGDSDNLERTFPVCTPDASDSASFDEVLELLHLGGRSLPHSVLMMIPEAWENHASMDPARRAFYQYHSNLMEPWDGPACVTFTDGTQVGAVLDRNGLRPGRYWVTDEGLVVLGSEVGVLDIDPAKVVKKGRLQPGRMFLVDTAEHRIIEDEEIKNALASEHPYEEWLEAGEIELSDLPEREHIVHTHASVTRRQQTFGYTEEELRILVAPMAKAGAEPIGSMGTDTPIAALSARPRLLFDYFTQLFAQVTNPPLDAIREELVTSLRSPLGPGSNLLEPTAATCRAVTLPFPVIDNDELAKLIHINADGDMPGMKAVTLSGLYRVHGGGDSLAARIDEICAEADAALEAGARLIVLSDRHSDAEHAPIPSLLLTAAVHHHLIRTKKRTQVGLLVEAGDVREVHHVALLIGFGAAAVNPYLAMESVEDLVRAGTFLKDIEAEDAIRNLIYALGKGVLKVMSKMGISTVASYRGAQVFEAVGLDEAFVEKYFNGTTTKIGGADLRVIAEEVAARHAKAYPASGIAPAHRALDIGGEYQWRREGEPHLFDPETVFRLQHATRSGSYDIFKKYTDRVNEQSERLMTLRGLFGFKSEGREPISIDEVEPASEIVKRFSTGAMSYGSISMEAHETLAIAMNQLGGKSNTGEGGEDPERLYDPARRSSIKQVASGRFGVTSEYLVNSDDIQIKMAQGAKPGEGGQLPGHKVYPWVAKTRHSTPGVGLISPPPHHDIYSIEDLAQLIHDLKNANPQARIHVKLVSEVGVGTVAAGVSKAHADVVLISGHDGGTGASPLTSLKHAGGPWELGLAETQQTLLLNGLRDRIVVQTDGQLKTGRDVLIAALLGAEEFGFATAPLVVSGCVMMRVCHLDTCPVGIATQNPTLRERFSGKAEYIVNFFKFIAEEVRELLAEMGFRSIEEAVGHAELLDTEQAVNHWKAQGLDLEPLFHVPDLPEGAVRHRIIEQDHGLEKALDNELIKLAADALAANDQTDAQPVRAQVAIRNINRTVGTMLGHEVTKKFGGAGLPDDTIDITFTGSAGQSFGAFVPRGVTLRLEGDANDYVGKGLSGGRVIVRPDRGADHLAEYSTIAGNTIAYGATGGELFLRGRTGERFCVRNSGATVVSEGVGDHGCEYMTGGHAVILGETGRNFAAGMSGGIAYVIDMKLADVNAGNQSAVEPLDDTDKQWLHDVVRRHAEETGSTVAEKLLVDWDASVARFTKIIPSTYKAVLAAKDAAERDGLSETEITEKMMEAATNG, encoded by the coding sequence ATGCGTACCTCGCGCCAGCCGTCCCAGCATTCCAACAGCGGCCAGACCTGGTCGCACATGGATGCTCGCCCTGCTGCCCAGGGCATGTACGACCCGCGAAATGAGCACGACGCCTGTGGCGTCGGGTTCGTGGCCACCCTCACCGGCGAGGCGAGCCACACGCTGGTCGAGCAGGCGCTGACCGTCCTGCGAAACCTGGAACACCGCGGTGCCACCGGCTCCGAGCCCGACTCGGGCGACGGCGCGGGCATCCTGTCCCAGGTTCCGGACGCCTTCCTGCGCGAGGTGGTCGACTTCGACCTCCCCGAGGCCGGTTCGTACGCTGTCGGTATCGCCTTCCTGCCCGAGGAGGGCACCGAGGAGTTCGTCTCGCGGATCGAGACGATCGCCGCCGAAGAGGGCCTGAACGTCCTCGGCTGGCGCGAGGTCCCGGTCGCCCCGCAGCTCCTCGGCGCCACCGCCCGCTCGACGATGCCGGCGTTCCGCCAGGTCTTCGTCGCGGACGGCACTTCCAAGGACATCGCGCTCGACCGCAAGGCGTTCGTGCTGCGCAAGCGCGCCGAGCGCGAGGCCGACGTGTACTTCCCGTCGCTCTCCGCGCGCACGATCGTCTACAAGGGCATGCTGACCACCGGCCAGCTTGAGCCCTTCTTCCCGGACCTGTCCGACCGCCGCTTCGCCTCCGCGATCGCGCTCGTGCACTCCCGGTTCTCCACGAACACGTTCCCGTCGTGGCCGCTCGCGCACCCGTACCGCTTCGTCGCGCACAACGGTGAGATCAACACCGTCAAGGGCAACCGCAACTGGATGCGCGCCCGTGAGTCGCAGCTCGGCTCCGAGCTGTTCGGAGACTCGGACAACCTCGAGCGGACCTTCCCCGTCTGTACGCCGGACGCCTCCGACTCCGCCTCCTTCGACGAGGTCCTTGAGCTGCTGCACCTCGGTGGCCGTTCGCTGCCGCACAGCGTCCTGATGATGATCCCGGAGGCCTGGGAGAACCACGCCTCCATGGACCCGGCCCGGCGCGCCTTCTACCAGTACCACTCCAACCTGATGGAGCCCTGGGACGGCCCGGCCTGCGTCACCTTCACCGACGGCACCCAGGTCGGCGCCGTTCTCGACCGCAACGGTCTGCGCCCCGGCCGCTACTGGGTCACCGACGAAGGACTCGTCGTCCTCGGCTCCGAGGTCGGCGTCCTCGACATCGACCCGGCCAAGGTCGTCAAGAAGGGCCGCCTGCAGCCCGGCCGGATGTTCCTCGTGGACACCGCCGAGCACCGCATCATCGAGGACGAGGAGATCAAGAACGCTCTCGCCTCCGAGCACCCCTACGAGGAGTGGCTCGAGGCCGGCGAGATCGAGCTCTCCGACCTCCCCGAGCGCGAGCACATCGTGCACACGCACGCCTCCGTCACGCGCCGCCAGCAGACCTTCGGCTACACCGAGGAAGAGCTCCGCATCCTCGTCGCACCGATGGCCAAGGCCGGCGCCGAGCCGATCGGCTCGATGGGCACGGACACCCCGATCGCGGCGCTCTCCGCCCGCCCGCGGCTGCTGTTCGACTACTTCACGCAGCTGTTCGCGCAGGTCACCAACCCGCCGCTGGACGCGATCCGCGAGGAGCTCGTCACCTCGCTGCGCTCCCCGCTGGGCCCCGGCAGCAACCTGCTCGAGCCCACGGCCGCCACGTGCCGCGCGGTCACCCTGCCCTTCCCGGTGATCGACAACGATGAGCTCGCGAAGCTCATCCACATCAACGCCGACGGCGACATGCCCGGCATGAAGGCCGTCACCCTGTCCGGCCTGTACCGGGTGCACGGCGGCGGCGACTCGCTCGCCGCCCGGATCGACGAGATCTGCGCCGAGGCCGACGCCGCCCTCGAGGCCGGCGCCCGCCTGATCGTGCTCTCCGACCGGCACTCCGACGCCGAGCACGCGCCGATCCCGTCGCTGCTGCTCACCGCGGCCGTCCACCACCACCTCATCCGTACGAAGAAGCGCACCCAGGTGGGCCTCCTCGTCGAGGCCGGTGACGTGCGCGAGGTCCACCACGTCGCCCTGCTCATCGGTTTCGGTGCCGCGGCGGTCAACCCGTACCTCGCCATGGAGTCGGTCGAGGACCTGGTCCGCGCCGGCACGTTCCTCAAGGACATAGAGGCCGAGGACGCGATCAGGAACCTGATCTACGCGCTCGGCAAGGGCGTCCTCAAGGTCATGTCCAAGATGGGCATCTCGACCGTCGCCTCCTACCGCGGCGCCCAGGTCTTCGAGGCCGTCGGCCTCGACGAGGCCTTCGTCGAGAAGTACTTCAACGGCACCACCACCAAGATCGGCGGCGCCGACCTGCGCGTCATCGCCGAGGAGGTCGCCGCCCGGCACGCCAAGGCGTACCCCGCCTCCGGCATCGCGCCCGCGCACCGCGCGCTCGACATCGGCGGCGAGTACCAGTGGCGCCGCGAGGGCGAGCCGCACCTGTTCGACCCGGAGACGGTCTTCCGCCTCCAGCACGCCACGCGCTCGGGCAGCTACGACATCTTCAAGAAGTACACGGACCGCGTGAACGAGCAGTCCGAGCGCCTCATGACGCTGCGCGGCCTGTTCGGCTTCAAGTCCGAGGGCCGCGAGCCGATCTCCATCGACGAGGTCGAGCCGGCCTCCGAGATCGTCAAGCGGTTCTCGACCGGCGCCATGTCGTACGGCTCCATCTCCATGGAGGCGCACGAGACCCTCGCCATCGCCATGAACCAGCTGGGCGGCAAGTCCAACACCGGTGAGGGCGGCGAGGACCCGGAGCGCCTGTACGACCCGGCGCGCCGCTCGTCGATCAAGCAGGTGGCCTCCGGCCGCTTCGGTGTGACCTCCGAGTACCTGGTCAACTCCGACGACATCCAGATCAAGATGGCCCAGGGCGCCAAGCCCGGCGAGGGCGGCCAGCTGCCCGGCCACAAGGTCTACCCGTGGGTCGCCAAGACGCGTCACTCGACGCCGGGCGTGGGCCTCATCTCCCCGCCGCCGCACCACGACATCTACTCCATCGAGGACCTGGCTCAGCTGATCCACGACCTCAAGAACGCCAACCCGCAGGCCCGCATCCACGTGAAGCTGGTCTCCGAGGTCGGCGTGGGTACGGTCGCGGCCGGTGTGTCCAAGGCGCACGCGGACGTCGTCCTGATCTCGGGTCACGACGGCGGCACGGGCGCCTCGCCGCTCACGTCGCTGAAGCACGCCGGTGGCCCCTGGGAGCTCGGCCTCGCCGAGACCCAGCAGACGCTGCTGCTCAACGGCCTGCGCGACCGCATCGTCGTGCAGACCGACGGCCAGCTGAAGACCGGCCGCGACGTGCTGATCGCCGCGCTGCTCGGCGCCGAGGAGTTCGGTTTCGCGACCGCGCCGCTCGTCGTCTCCGGCTGCGTCATGATGCGCGTCTGCCACCTGGACACCTGCCCGGTCGGCATCGCCACGCAGAACCCGACGCTGCGCGAGCGGTTCTCCGGCAAGGCCGAGTACATCGTCAACTTCTTCAAGTTCATCGCCGAAGAGGTCCGCGAGCTGCTCGCCGAGATGGGCTTCCGCTCCATCGAGGAGGCCGTCGGCCACGCCGAACTCCTCGACACCGAGCAGGCCGTGAACCACTGGAAGGCGCAGGGCCTCGACCTGGAGCCGCTGTTCCACGTGCCGGACCTGCCCGAGGGCGCCGTCCGTCACCGGATCATCGAGCAGGACCACGGCCTGGAGAAGGCGCTCGACAACGAGCTGATCAAGCTCGCCGCCGACGCCCTCGCCGCCAACGACCAGACGGACGCCCAGCCGGTCCGCGCCCAGGTCGCCATCCGCAACATCAACCGCACGGTCGGCACCATGCTCGGCCACGAGGTGACGAAGAAGTTCGGTGGCGCGGGCCTGCCCGACGACACCATCGACATCACCTTCACGGGCTCCGCCGGCCAGTCCTTCGGCGCCTTCGTGCCGCGCGGTGTGACGCTGCGCCTGGAGGGCGACGCCAACGACTACGTCGGCAAGGGCCTCTCCGGTGGCCGCGTCATCGTCCGCCCGGACCGCGGCGCCGACCACCTCGCCGAGTACTCGACGATCGCCGGCAACACCATCGCGTACGGCGCGACGGGCGGCGAGCTGTTCCTCCGCGGCCGCACCGGCGAGCGCTTCTGCGTCCGCAACTCCGGTGCCACGGTCGTCTCGGAGGGCGTGGGCGACCACGGCTGCGAGTACATGACCGGCGGCCACGCGGTGATCCTCGGCGAGACGGGCCGCAACTTCGCGGCCGGTATGTCGGGCGGCATCGCGTACGTCATCGACATGAAGCTCGCCGACGTGAACGCCGGTAACCAGTCCGCGGTCGAGCCCCTCGACGACACCGACAAGCAGTGGCTGCACGACGTGGTGCGCCGCCACGCCGAGGAGACCGGCTCGACGGTGGCCGAGAAGCTCCTCGTCGACTGGGACGCCTCGGTGGCCCGGTTCACGAAGATCATCCCCAGCACGTACAAGGCAGTGCTCGCCGCCAAGGACGCCGCCGAGCGAGACGGTCTCTCGGAGACCGAGATCACCGAGAAGATGATGGAGGCGGCGACCAATGGCTGA
- a CDS encoding ADP-ribosylglycohydrolase family protein, with product MSVSVEPDPPSEGPPSEGLSSEGPAQPRRLRTVPHPPPAAAISLRDRARGALLGLAVGDALGAPAENMKPSQIRERWGRIEGFVSADPAGTDDTEYAIFSGLLLAEHGAGLTIGHVEKAWHTWIADRDEGPFKGAGFSERGTLENLRRGLAAPISAQHRHAWSDGLAMRAAPFGVYAAGRPAEAARLVSIDGTVSHDGEGIHGGRAVAAGVAAAMVSHNPDAVVQAALSVVPEDSWTGRSLHRAVSTARRARRDPDGTQLSMERAVRKAVVIGGYPWTDLAPEAVGLAFGAFAVARGDFRESVLTAVNMGRDADTTAAVAGALAGALCGESAIPSHWATAIGPVRGSCLPSMAGRHVLDVADRLTPPPPDREGAVA from the coding sequence ATGAGCGTCAGCGTCGAACCGGACCCTCCCTCGGAGGGACCTCCTTCGGAGGGGCTTTCCTCGGAGGGGCCGGCACAGCCACGCAGACTCCGTACCGTTCCGCACCCGCCCCCCGCGGCCGCGATCTCCCTGCGGGATCGCGCCCGCGGGGCGCTCCTCGGCCTCGCCGTCGGTGACGCGCTCGGCGCGCCCGCGGAGAACATGAAGCCGTCCCAGATCCGCGAACGCTGGGGCCGCATCGAGGGGTTCGTGTCCGCCGACCCGGCCGGCACGGACGACACGGAGTACGCGATCTTCTCGGGCCTGCTCCTCGCCGAGCACGGCGCGGGCCTCACCATCGGGCACGTGGAGAAGGCCTGGCACACGTGGATCGCCGACCGTGACGAGGGCCCCTTCAAGGGAGCCGGCTTCAGCGAACGCGGCACCCTCGAAAACCTCCGCCGGGGTCTCGCCGCCCCCATCTCCGCCCAGCACCGGCACGCCTGGAGCGACGGCCTCGCGATGCGCGCGGCGCCCTTCGGGGTGTACGCGGCGGGCCGCCCCGCGGAGGCGGCCCGCCTGGTGTCGATCGACGGCACGGTGTCGCACGACGGGGAGGGCATCCACGGCGGCCGCGCGGTCGCGGCGGGTGTGGCAGCGGCGATGGTGAGCCACAACCCGGACGCGGTGGTCCAGGCGGCGCTCTCGGTCGTCCCCGAGGACTCGTGGACGGGGCGCTCCCTGCACCGCGCGGTCTCCACGGCGCGGCGCGCGCGCCGCGACCCGGACGGCACGCAGCTCTCCATGGAGCGGGCGGTCCGCAAGGCCGTCGTCATCGGCGGCTACCCGTGGACGGACCTCGCCCCCGAGGCGGTCGGCCTCGCGTTCGGCGCGTTCGCGGTGGCCCGCGGCGACTTCCGCGAATCGGTCCTCACGGCGGTCAACATGGGCCGCGACGCGGATACGACGGCGGCGGTGGCGGGCGCGCTGGCCGGTGCCCTGTGCGGCGAATCGGCGATCCCCTCGCACTGGGCGACGGCGATCGGCCCGGTCCGCGGCAGCTGCCTCCCCTCCATGGCAGGCCGCCACGTCCTGGACGTGGCCGACCGCTTGACCCCACCTCCGCCGGACCGCGAGGGGGCGGTGGCATGA
- a CDS encoding carbohydrate ABC transporter permease, giving the protein MSASTTLPRVAGRAGQYVALLCYMIFLAFPFLWLISTSFKSPQELGAIDPSWLPQHPSLDNYRAAFDAQPLLHSALNSLVVAVSASVISVAIAVPASYVMVRYRSRVSQAGTGWILVSQMFPFVLIIIPLFLVLKNLRLIDSLFGLIIVYVVWNLPFSLWMLQGYVKSVPRSLEEAAAVDGAGRLRTLTSVVLPLLAPGLVATLMFSFVTAWNEFFFALVLLKSPENQTMSVILTRFLGAEGVADLGPLAAASVLATIPSLVFFALLQRRLVGGMLSGAVKG; this is encoded by the coding sequence ATGAGCGCGAGTACGACACTCCCCCGGGTCGCGGGCCGCGCAGGTCAGTACGTGGCGCTGCTCTGCTACATGATCTTCCTGGCCTTCCCGTTCCTGTGGCTGATCTCGACGTCCTTCAAGTCCCCGCAGGAGCTGGGCGCGATCGACCCGAGCTGGCTGCCGCAGCATCCGAGCCTGGACAACTACCGCGCCGCGTTCGACGCGCAGCCGCTGCTGCACTCGGCGCTCAACAGCCTGGTCGTCGCGGTCAGCGCCTCCGTGATCTCGGTGGCGATCGCGGTCCCGGCCTCGTACGTCATGGTCCGGTACAGGTCCCGGGTCAGCCAGGCGGGCACGGGCTGGATCCTGGTCAGCCAGATGTTCCCGTTCGTGCTGATCATCATCCCGCTGTTCCTCGTCCTGAAGAACCTGCGGCTGATCGACAGCCTCTTCGGCCTGATCATCGTCTACGTCGTCTGGAACCTGCCCTTCTCGCTCTGGATGCTCCAGGGCTACGTGAAGTCGGTGCCGCGCTCCCTGGAGGAGGCCGCGGCGGTGGACGGCGCGGGCCGGCTGCGCACGCTGACCAGCGTGGTCCTTCCGCTCCTCGCGCCCGGCCTGGTGGCCACGCTGATGTTCAGCTTCGTGACCGCCTGGAACGAGTTCTTCTTCGCCCTCGTCCTCCTCAAGTCCCCGGAGAACCAGACGATGTCGGTCATCCTCACCCGCTTCCTCGGCGCCGAGGGCGTCGCCGACCTGGGCCCGCTCGCCGCGGCCTCGGTCCTCGCCACGATCCCCAGCCTCGTCTTCTTCGCGCTGCTCCAGCGGCGGCTCGTCGGCGGCATGCTCAGCGGGGCGGTGAAGGGCTGA
- a CDS encoding VIT1/CCC1 transporter family protein: MTIIETGADLHDAHRDNHTHRDVNGGWLRPAVFGAMDGLVSNFALMAGVAGGAVSQQTIIITGLSGLAAGAFSMAAGEYTSVASQRELVEAELDVERRELRKHPADEERELAELYISRGVEPELAHKVAGQLSRDPEQALEIHAREELGIDPGDLPSPTVAAVSSFGSFALGALIPVLPYLLGASALWPAVLLALLGLFACGAVVAKVTARSWWFSGLRQLVLGGAAAGVTYLLGSIFGTFAG; encoded by the coding sequence ATGACCATCATCGAGACCGGGGCGGATCTGCACGACGCCCACCGGGACAACCACACCCACCGCGATGTCAACGGTGGCTGGCTGCGGCCCGCGGTCTTCGGCGCGATGGACGGGCTCGTCTCCAACTTCGCGCTCATGGCCGGCGTCGCGGGCGGCGCCGTCTCGCAGCAGACGATCATCATCACCGGGCTGTCGGGCCTCGCCGCCGGAGCCTTCTCCATGGCCGCGGGCGAGTACACCTCCGTCGCCTCCCAGCGCGAGCTGGTCGAGGCCGAACTCGACGTCGAGCGGCGCGAGTTGAGGAAGCATCCGGCCGACGAGGAGCGGGAGCTCGCCGAGCTGTACATCTCCCGCGGCGTCGAGCCGGAGCTCGCGCACAAGGTGGCCGGGCAGCTGTCGCGGGACCCCGAGCAGGCCCTGGAGATACATGCGCGGGAGGAGCTGGGCATCGACCCCGGCGATCTTCCCTCGCCGACGGTCGCCGCCGTCTCGTCCTTCGGGTCGTTCGCGCTCGGCGCCCTGATCCCGGTGCTGCCCTATCTGCTCGGGGCGAGCGCGCTGTGGCCCGCCGTGCTGCTCGCGCTCCTCGGACTCTTCGCGTGCGGGGCCGTCGTGGCCAAGGTGACGGCGCGTTCCTGGTGGTTCAGCGGATTGCGGCAGTTGGTCCTCGGTGGTGCCGCGGCGGGTGTGACGTATCTCCTGGGGAGCATCTTCGGCACTTTTGCTGGTTGA